One Antarctobacter heliothermus DNA segment encodes these proteins:
- the purE gene encoding 5-(carboxyamino)imidazole ribonucleotide mutase codes for MDSPKVGIIMGSQSDWPTMVEAADVLDELGVPYETRIVSAHRTPDRLWDYGKTAVDRGLHVIIAGAGGAAHLPGMMASKTRVPVVGVPVQTRALNGVDSLYSILQMPRGFPVATMAIGAAGAKNAGLMAAGILALQDSALATRLDQWRTDLSASIAEEPTRD; via the coding sequence ATGGACAGCCCCAAGGTCGGCATCATCATGGGCAGTCAGTCGGACTGGCCCACAATGGTCGAGGCCGCCGACGTTCTCGACGAACTCGGCGTTCCATATGAGACGCGCATCGTTTCGGCCCACCGCACCCCGGATCGGCTCTGGGACTACGGCAAGACGGCCGTCGATCGCGGCCTGCACGTCATCATCGCAGGCGCAGGCGGCGCGGCGCACCTGCCCGGCATGATGGCCTCCAAGACCCGCGTGCCGGTGGTCGGCGTCCCTGTCCAGACCCGCGCTCTCAACGGTGTCGACAGCCTCTATTCCATCCTCCAGATGCCACGCGGCTTTCCCGTCGCCACCATGGCCATCGGCGCGGCGGGCGCGAAAAACGCGGGCCTCATGGCCGCCGGAATCCTCGCCCTGCAGGATTCCGCGCTGGCCACCCGCCTCGACCAATGGCGCACCGACCT